From the Echeneis naucrates chromosome 7, fEcheNa1.1, whole genome shotgun sequence genome, the window CTCTCCCACCACAGACAGGTTGCTGTTGGAGACCATGGACAGGTTGTTCGGCGAGACATACACGGACATGCTGGGGTGCTCGATGAGCAGGTCTTCCATTGGGCTGGCCTCTGCTGTGGCTCCCTCTGCAGTGAAACAGGGGGGAGGGGTGACAAACCAACTCTCATCCATGCAGCCTCTCTCTGAGCCTGCCCTACTGCTACCCCCACTGCCTCCACACTCACTCCCAGAGCCAGGGGACATCGACGGGGTGGAGGAGGGCGTGGACAGCCTGGCCCGCCTTGGCAGGGTTACGGGTGTGGTGGCACCCAAGTCTGATGGACTAGTTCTGGGGCAGGACAGGGGCTCTGATGATGCTACTGCAACTCGTGCTTGACCTTTATGTGTCCTGCGGCGCTTATGAGTTGGCAAGAGAATGGGGGCCGGGCATTCAGTCCTTGTATGTGTGTCTTGATGATGTGATAGGTTACTGTCAGGGAATGATTGTGTAATTGGTGGGGCTCCTGTCTCATCCTCTGCCTGCATCATGCAGTCAGACTCCTCTGAGCACATGGCAGCGATGAATCAAAGATGGGAAGGCCAATAACAAGAAAGGTGGAGGATGGGGGGATTTGCAAAATGATGCAAATGTGGTAGATTTTCAAAACGCCATGCAGGTTCAGGGAGCAATTTCAAGGGGATCACATacgcacgcgcacacatacCAGTGTGGAGAATGTaaggaagtttaaaaaaattggaggggaggaagaagagggggtgaggaaaacacaaaacataaaagagtCACATCATTAGTTGTGTTGACCCTCTAAGGTTTCGATTATGTCAATGACATAATGCTTGTCTTGATTCTGCTGAGAGGTATTTTGATGTTGCTTTTGGTGTTTGGTTGGTTTCTGAACAGTCAAAGTTAACTGTCATAATCAGTAACTGACTTTGTCATGATTGAGATCATaaacagacaggaaggagaTGCATAATCACAGAATCATGTGTTTCCATGGTCTGGCCTTCACACCTTTGGTATGGCAGGCATATTGGTGAGCACCACTGTTGTTGCACCATGTCCTCA encodes:
- the tp53inp2b gene encoding tumor protein p53-inducible nuclear protein 2 isoform X2, with product MFQRLSNLLFGEVEEVAAELKGPKPCVTEADEEGWMLVNLPEESDCMMQAEDETGAPPITQSFPDSNLSHHQDTHTRTECPAPILLPTHKRRRTHKGQARVAVASSEPLSCPRTSPSDLGATTPVTLPRRARLSTPSSTPSMSPGSGKGATAEASPMEDLLIEHPSMSVYVSPNNLSMVSNSNLSVVGEESIVSLASSVSRVAEPAVALATCSTVPTRVSRGAAAQAGALAKVTQVARVQRSKARIERRHLGRNHIQRQNRTREQAPRHTAHARNNFLHQPSKRNFCH
- the tp53inp2b gene encoding uncharacterized protein tp53inp2b isoform X1, giving the protein MFQRLSNLLFGEVEEVAAELKGPKPCVTEADEEGWMLVNLPEESDCMMQAEDETGAPPITQSFPDSNLSHHQDTHTRTECPAPILLPTHKRRRTHKGQARVAVASSEPLSCPRTSPSDLGATTPVTLPRRARLSTPSSTPSMSPGSGSECGGSGGSSRAGSERGCMDESWFVTPPPCFTAEGATAEASPMEDLLIEHPSMSVYVSPNNLSMVSNSNLSVVGEESIVSLASSVSRVAEPAVALATCSTVPTRVSRGAAAQAGALAKVTQVARVQRSKARIERRHLGRNHIQRQNRTREQAPRHTAHARNNFLHQPSKRNFCH